Proteins from one Plectropomus leopardus isolate mb unplaced genomic scaffold, YSFRI_Pleo_2.0 unplaced_scaffold49, whole genome shotgun sequence genomic window:
- the LOC121939478 gene encoding neuronal acetylcholine receptor subunit alpha-9-I-like has protein sequence MPAVRNVMMYGCCSDPYTEITYTLLLKRRSSFYIFNLLLPCFLISFLAPLGFYLPADSGEKVSLGVTVLLALTVFQLLVAESMPPAESMPYIGKYYIATMTMITASTSLTIFIMNIHFCGAEAKPVPHWAKVLIIDYMSKIFFVYEVGENCTTPESERTPLYPEEPMNDTGGYHDDHFNQYHHDSDPYKYSNGHSMHHHSRHHKSQVNGNANKSHHHYNNHNNHVSRLERGEGKRETTKHYHHIRRDELDYQAPLHPQNLQHLNGGLKEQLLYPTEKLQVPACPCCCPCLQHKQVVKNIQYIANCFREQRATCVKAAEWKKVAKVMDRFFMWIFFIMVFLMSILIIAKAS, from the exons ATGCCGGCAGTTAGAAACGTCATGATGTATGGCTGCTGCTCCGACCCTTACACTGAAATCACCTACACCCTGCTCCTGAAGCGCCGCTCCTCTTTCTACATCTTCAACCTGCTCCTGCCCTGCTTCCTCATCTCGTTCCTTGCGCCGCTGGGCTTCTACCTGCCGGCAGACTCTGGGGAGAAGGTTTCCCTTGGGGTCACAGTGCTGCTGGCGCTCACTGTGTTCCAGCTGCTGGTGGCTGAGAGCATGCCTCCTGCAGAGAGCATGCCCTACATAG GAAAGTACTACATAGCCACAATGACTATGATCACAGCCTCCACGTCTCTCACCATCTTCATCATGAACATTCACTTCTGTGGTGCGGAGGCTAAACCAGTCCCTCACTGGGCCAAGGTGCTCATCATAGACTACATGTCCAAAATCTTCTTTGTCTACGAGGTGGGAGAGAACTGCACCACGCCGGAGAGCGAGAGGACCCCGCTGTACCCCGAGGAACCCATGAATGATACCGGCGGCTACCACGACGACCATTTCAACCAGTACCATCATGACAGCGACCCGTACAAGTACAGCAATGGCCACAGCATGCATCACCACAGCAGGCATCACAAAAGCCAGGTTAACGGCAACGCCAACAAAAGCCACCACCATTACAACAACCATAACAACCACGTTTCCAGActggagaggggagaggggaagCGGGAGACCACAAAGCACTACCACCACATCAGGAGGGACGAACTGGACTACCAGGCCCCTCTTCATCCGCAAAATCTCCAGCACCTGAACGGAGGGCTGAAGGAGCAGCTCCTCTATCCCACGGAGAAACTTCAAGTCCCAGCGTGCCCCTGCTGCTGCCCCTGCCTCCAACATAAACAG GTGGTAAAGAACATCCAGTACATCGCCAACTGTTTCCGTGAGCAGAGAGCTACTTGCGTCAAGGCGGCCGAGTGGAAGAAAGTCGCCAAGGTGATGGATAGGTTTTTCATGTGGATCTTCTTCATTATGGTGTTCCTCATGAGCATCCTCATCATCGCCAAGGCATCCTGA
- the LOC121939475 gene encoding neuronal acetylcholine receptor subunit alpha-9-I-like encodes MRAIKKGKRPIRGSSHDERNQVLTTYLWIRQAWHDAYLKWDKEDYDNLEMINIPSDLVWKPDIVLYNKADDEPADASSTNVKLRYNGEIIWDSPAITKSTCVVDVSYFPFDWQQCNLTFGSWTYNGNQVDISLGMDSGDLSDFVENVEWECHGMPAVRNVMMYGCCSDPYTEITYTLLLKRRSSFYIFNLLLPCFLISFLAPLGFYLPADSGEKVSLGVTVLLALTVFQLLVAESMPPAESMPYIGKYYIATMTMITASTSLTIFIMNIHFCGAEAKPVPHWAKVLIIDYMSKIFFVYEVGENCTTPESERTPLYPEEPMNDTGGYHDDHFNQYHHDSDPYKYSNGHSMHHHSRHHKSQVNGNANKSHHHYNNHNNHVSRLERGEGKRETTKHYHHIRRDELDYQAPLHPQNLQHLNGGLKEQLLYPTEKLQVPACPCCCPCLQHKQVVKNIQYIANCFREQRATCVKAAEWKKVAKVMDRFFMWIFFIMVFLMSILIIAKAS; translated from the exons ATGAGAGCAATAAAGAAAGGCAAGCGCCctatacgtgggagcagccac gatgAGAGGAACCAGGTGCTCACCACGTACCTGTGGATCAGACAGGCCTGGCATGACGCCTACCTGAAGTGGGACAAGGAAGACTATGACAACCTGGAGATGATCAACATCCCGAGCGACCTGGTTTGGAAGCCGGACATCGTCCTCTACAACAA AGCAGATGATGAGCCTGCAGATGCATCCAGCACTAATGTGAAGCTGCGATATAACGGAGAGATCATCTGGGACTCTCCAGCCATCACAAAGAGCACATGTGTGGTGGACGTTTCCTACTTCCCCTTCGACTGGCAGCAGTGCAACCTCACCTTTGGCTCCTGGACCTACAACGGCAACCAG GTGGACATCAGTTTGGGGATGGACAGTGGTGATCTGTCTGACTTTGTGGAGAATGTGGAATGGGAGTGTCACGGCATGCCGGCAGTTAGAAACGTCATGATGTATGGCTGCTGCTCCGACCCTTACACTGAAATCACCTACACCCTGCTCCTGAAGCGCCGCTCCTCTTTCTACATCTTCAACCTGCTCCTGCCCTGCTTCCTCATCTCGTTCCTTGCGCCGCTGGGCTTCTACCTGCCGGCAGACTCTGGGGAGAAGGTTTCCCTTGGGGTCACAGTGCTGCTGGCGCTCACTGTGTTCCAGCTGCTGGTGGCTGAGAGCATGCCTCCTGCAGAGAGCATGCCCTACATAG GAAAGTACTACATAGCCACAATGACTATGATCACAGCCTCCACGTCTCTCACCATCTTCATCATGAACATTCACTTCTGTGGTGCGGAGGCTAAACCAGTCCCTCACTGGGCCAAGGTGCTCATCATAGACTACATGTCCAAAATCTTCTTTGTCTACGAGGTGGGAGAGAACTGCACCACGCCGGAGAGCGAGAGGACCCCGCTGTACCCCGAGGAACCCATGAATGATACCGGCGGCTACCACGACGACCATTTCAACCAGTACCATCATGACAGCGACCCGTACAAGTACAGCAATGGCCACAGCATGCATCACCACAGCAGGCATCACAAAAGCCAGGTTAACGGCAACGCCAACAAAAGCCACCACCATTACAACAACCATAACAACCACGTTTCCAGActggagaggggagaggggaagCGGGAGACCACAAAGCACTACCACCACATCAGGAGGGACGAACTGGACTACCAGGCCCCTCTTCATCCGCAAAATCTCCAGCACCTGAACGGAGGGCTGAAGGAGCAGCTCCTCTATCCCACGGAGAAACTTCAAGTCCCAGCGTGCCCCTGCTGCTGCCCCTGCCTCCAACATAAACAG GTGGTAAAGAACATCCAGTACATCGCCAACTGTTTCCGTGAGCAGAGAGCTACTTGCGTCAAGGCGGCCGAGTGGAAGAAAGTCGCCAAGGTGATGGATAGGTTTTTCATGTGGATCTTCTTCATTATGGTGTTCCTCATGAGCATCCTCATCATCGCCAAGGCATCCTGA